In one Bacillus mesophilus genomic region, the following are encoded:
- the mdh gene encoding malate dehydrogenase produces MAGIKRRKISVIGAGFTGATTALMAAQKELGDVVLVDIPDLENPTKGKALDMLEASPVQGFDANITGTSDYADTADSDIVVITAGIARKPGMSRDDLVSTNAKIMKSVTQQIVKYSPESIIIVLTNPVDAMTYTVFKESGFPKNRVIGQSGVLDTARFRTFVAQELNLSVKDVTGFVLGGHGDDMVPLVRYSYAGGIPLETLIPKDRLDAIVERTRKGGGEIVNLLGNGSAYYAPAASLVEMIEAILKDQRRVLPTIVYLEGEYGFSDLYLGVPTVIGGNGLEKIIELDLLEEEKQALSKSAESVRSVMKALP; encoded by the coding sequence ATGGCTGGAATTAAACGTAGAAAGATATCTGTAATTGGTGCAGGGTTTACTGGAGCGACAACAGCTTTAATGGCAGCACAAAAAGAGCTTGGAGATGTTGTGTTAGTAGATATTCCTGACCTTGAAAACCCAACGAAGGGAAAGGCACTAGATATGCTAGAGGCTAGTCCTGTTCAAGGGTTTGATGCAAATATTACAGGTACATCGGATTATGCTGATACAGCTGATTCTGATATCGTCGTTATAACTGCAGGTATTGCCCGGAAGCCAGGTATGAGTCGTGATGATTTAGTTAGTACAAATGCAAAAATCATGAAGAGTGTTACGCAGCAAATTGTAAAATACTCTCCTGAAAGTATCATTATCGTACTAACCAATCCAGTTGATGCCATGACATATACCGTATTTAAAGAATCTGGATTCCCTAAAAATCGTGTGATCGGTCAATCCGGTGTCCTTGATACCGCGCGTTTCCGTACATTCGTAGCACAGGAATTAAACCTTTCTGTTAAGGATGTAACTGGTTTCGTACTAGGTGGACATGGTGATGACATGGTACCATTGGTTCGTTATTCATATGCTGGAGGTATCCCTTTAGAAACTTTAATTCCAAAAGATCGTTTAGATGCAATTGTTGAACGTACTCGTAAAGGGGGCGGAGAAATCGTTAATCTATTAGGAAACGGTAGTGCATATTATGCTCCTGCTGCTTCTTTAGTAGAAATGATTGAAGCCATCTTAAAGGATCAGAGGCGCGTACTTCCTACCATCGTGTATCTAGAAGGAGAATATGGCTTTAGCGATCTATACTTAGGAGTTCCAACAGTTATTGGTGGAAATGGCCTAGAGAAAATTATTGAGCTTGATTTACTTGAAGAGGAAAAACAAGCATTATCAAAATCGGCTGAATCCGTGAGAAGTGTGATGAAAGCTCTACCATAA
- the mutM gene encoding DNA-formamidopyrimidine glycosylase: MPELPEVETVCRTLLKLVEGKTIKQVHVLWPKMIKQPQEVEQFVDALIGQTIHDVQRRGKFIKFLLDDYVLVSHLRMEGRYGLYELTETYDKHTHVLFTFTDDTQLRYKDVRKFGTMHLFKKGEELLGEPLAKLGPEPFSSEFTVKLLKERLKKTNRKIKVALLDQELVVGLGNIYVDEALHRAGIHPERNASSLTPKELTKLHKEIVDTLQEAVDKGGSTIRSYVNTQGEIGMFQLELFVYGRKGEPCKKCHSEIQKLVVGGRGTHICPKCQKMKS, from the coding sequence ATGCCTGAACTACCTGAAGTAGAAACGGTATGCCGTACATTATTGAAACTTGTCGAGGGCAAAACGATAAAACAGGTGCATGTATTATGGCCCAAGATGATTAAACAACCTCAAGAGGTAGAGCAGTTTGTTGATGCCTTAATCGGACAAACGATTCACGATGTGCAAAGAAGAGGGAAGTTTATCAAGTTTTTGTTAGATGATTATGTGCTTGTTTCCCATTTAAGGATGGAGGGACGATATGGCTTATATGAACTAACTGAAACCTATGATAAGCATACTCATGTGCTGTTTACTTTTACAGATGACACACAGCTTCGCTACAAGGATGTTCGGAAATTTGGCACGATGCATCTATTTAAAAAAGGTGAAGAGCTATTAGGAGAGCCTTTAGCCAAGCTTGGTCCTGAGCCCTTTTCATCAGAATTCACCGTAAAGCTTTTAAAGGAACGTCTGAAAAAAACAAACCGAAAAATAAAAGTAGCGCTACTGGATCAAGAATTGGTGGTAGGCTTGGGAAATATCTATGTTGATGAAGCTCTTCACCGAGCTGGTATCCATCCTGAGCGGAATGCAAGTTCACTTACACCTAAAGAGTTAACGAAGCTTCATAAAGAAATTGTTGATACATTACAAGAGGCTGTTGATAAGGGTGGAAGCACGATTCGGTCTTATGTAAATACACAGGGTGAAATTGGAATGTTTCAGCTGGAGCTCTTTGTTTATGGTCGTAAAGGTGAACCTTGTAAAAAATGTCACTCAGAAATTCAAAAGCTTGTTGTTGGTGGCCGCGGCACACATATTTGTCCTAAGTGTCAAAAAATGAAATCATAA
- the coaE gene encoding dephospho-CoA kinase (Dephospho-CoA kinase (CoaE) performs the final step in coenzyme A biosynthesis.): MGLKIIGLTGGIASGKSTVANMIKEYNIPIVDADVISREVVEPGKPAYLGIVEAFGEEILDVDGNIDRIKLGSIIFNNEEKRNKLNGIVHPAVRSEMQAQKEQHIHSGASAVVLDIPLLFESKLTYMVDQTLVVFVNPEIQLERLMERNKFSKEEALARIQSQMPLIEKKELADHVIDNNGTLSQTKAQLEGILKEWHIL, from the coding sequence ATGGGACTAAAAATCATAGGTTTAACAGGTGGAATTGCAAGTGGAAAGAGTACGGTAGCTAATATGATTAAAGAGTACAATATTCCTATTGTTGATGCAGATGTTATTTCTAGGGAAGTAGTAGAACCCGGAAAACCAGCGTATCTTGGGATAGTTGAGGCATTTGGAGAAGAAATCTTAGATGTGGACGGAAATATTGACCGCATTAAACTTGGCTCGATTATTTTTAATAATGAAGAGAAGCGGAATAAGCTTAATGGTATTGTACACCCTGCTGTCAGAAGCGAGATGCAGGCTCAAAAGGAACAGCATATTCATTCGGGGGCAAGTGCAGTAGTCCTTGATATTCCATTACTATTTGAGAGTAAACTTACTTATATGGTCGATCAAACACTGGTTGTATTTGTTAATCCAGAAATTCAACTAGAACGACTAATGGAAAGAAATAAATTTTCAAAAGAAGAAGCATTGGCTAGGATCCAATCGCAAATGCCACTTATTGAGAAGAAGGAATTGGCAGATCACGTGATTGATAATAATGGAACATTATCACAAACAAAAGCCCAACTTGAGGGAATTTTAAAAGAGTGGCATATTTTATAA
- a CDS encoding MaoC/PaaZ C-terminal domain-containing protein produces MLLGKKRKPGRKIGEMSVGEKLTLTEKIEDKDLLLYLGLTNDSNPLFIQHDYASQTPFKKPIVPTIMLTGIVTAAVSKYLPGPGSSVNEQQIKFIKPVYHYATIKFLFEITEVDVKNNEITMYIEAVDEEQEVVLNGTLKVAPPILVESFTGSALENF; encoded by the coding sequence ATGTTATTAGGAAAAAAGAGAAAGCCAGGCCGGAAAATCGGAGAGATGAGTGTTGGTGAAAAGCTTACGCTTACAGAAAAGATTGAAGATAAGGATTTATTGCTATATTTAGGATTAACGAATGATTCTAATCCACTTTTTATTCAGCATGATTATGCGTCCCAAACTCCTTTTAAGAAACCAATTGTTCCAACAATCATGCTTACTGGAATTGTGACTGCAGCTGTATCTAAATATTTACCTGGGCCCGGAAGTTCCGTTAATGAGCAACAAATAAAGTTTATAAAACCAGTCTATCATTATGCAACCATCAAGTTTCTCTTTGAAATCACAGAGGTTGATGTCAAAAATAATGAAATTACCATGTACATAGAAGCTGTAGATGAGGAACAAGAAGTAGTCTTAAATGGAACATTGAAAGTCGCCCCACCTATACTAGTTGAATCGTTCACTGGTTCAGCACTTGAAAACTTTTAA
- the polA gene encoding DNA polymerase I has protein sequence MGNKIVLIDGNSLAYRAFFALPLLSNDKGVHTNAVYGFTMILMRILEEEKPSHILVAFDAGKTTFRHSTFQEYKGGRQKTPPELSEQMPFIRELLDAYKIKRYELENYEADDIIGTLSKQAENEDTEIKVITGDKDLLQLVSDKTTVDITRKGITEVDSYTPDFLFEKLGISSVQVIDMKGLMGDTSDNIPGVPGVGEKTAIKLLKEYETIENLYEHLDEVSGKKLKEKLEEHKDSAFMSKQLATIHREAPIEVNVEDLTYVGYDEEKVVTLFKELKFQSLLDKMNITAVEEEVELNELSFEKVEELNEDVLAKDSTLIVEVMEDHYHQADIQGIAIINETGNYFIPTEVAINSAEFKKWAKDEHAKKTIYDAKKAIVALKCQGVDLQGVDFDLLIASYILNSADETGDLATIAKNKGYYQVLTDEAVYGKGAKRGIPDEDKLSEHIVRKALALSKLRSQFEKELEENQQLELYRELELPLAFILAEMEYTGVKVDQNRLNDMQKELSKRLEDLEKEIHQLAGEVFNINSPKQLGVILFEKLNLPAVKKTKTGYSTSADVLEKLEGEHTIIPAILTYRQLGKLNSTYLEGLLKVINKETKKVHTRFNQALTQTGRLSSTDPNLQNIPIRLEEGRKIRQAFVPSEEGWIIFAADYSQIELRVLAHIAEDEKLIDAFQNDLDIHTKTAMDVFNVKAEDVTSDMRRQAKAVNFGIVYGISDYGLSQGLGITRKEAGTFIEKYLESFPGVQEYMSDIVVQAKQAGFVTTLMQRRRYIPDITSRNFNVRSFAERTAMNTPIQGSAADIIKKAMIDLAEALKNEGLQARLLLQVHDELIVEAPESEIESLKELVPRVMENALELKVPLKVDYAYGPTWYDAK, from the coding sequence ATGGGAAATAAAATCGTTTTAATAGATGGAAATAGTTTAGCTTATCGTGCTTTCTTTGCATTACCATTATTGAGCAATGATAAAGGGGTACATACCAATGCGGTTTACGGCTTCACAATGATTCTTATGAGGATATTGGAAGAAGAAAAGCCAAGTCATATCCTCGTTGCTTTTGATGCAGGAAAGACAACGTTTCGTCACTCAACATTTCAGGAATATAAAGGTGGAAGGCAGAAAACACCACCAGAGCTATCTGAACAAATGCCGTTTATTCGTGAGTTGCTAGATGCCTACAAAATTAAAAGATATGAACTAGAAAACTATGAAGCAGACGATATTATCGGCACCCTTTCAAAACAAGCTGAAAATGAAGATACTGAAATAAAAGTAATTACAGGTGACAAGGACTTACTTCAATTAGTATCTGATAAGACAACGGTTGATATTACTAGAAAAGGAATCACTGAGGTAGACTCGTATACACCTGATTTCTTATTTGAGAAGCTAGGAATCTCTTCGGTTCAGGTAATTGATATGAAGGGATTAATGGGAGATACGTCAGATAATATTCCTGGTGTACCCGGTGTAGGTGAAAAAACAGCAATAAAGCTGTTGAAGGAATATGAAACCATTGAAAACCTATATGAGCATCTAGACGAGGTTAGTGGAAAGAAGTTAAAAGAAAAGCTTGAAGAACACAAAGATAGTGCTTTTATGAGTAAGCAGCTAGCAACCATTCATAGAGAAGCACCGATTGAGGTCAACGTTGAGGATCTTACGTATGTTGGTTACGATGAAGAGAAGGTTGTCACCTTATTCAAAGAGCTAAAGTTCCAATCGTTGCTTGATAAAATGAACATTACAGCAGTTGAAGAAGAAGTTGAATTGAATGAGCTATCTTTTGAAAAAGTAGAAGAACTAAACGAAGATGTACTCGCTAAGGATTCAACGCTCATTGTTGAGGTAATGGAAGATCATTATCATCAGGCGGACATTCAAGGAATTGCCATCATAAATGAAACTGGGAACTATTTTATTCCTACTGAAGTAGCTATAAACTCAGCTGAATTTAAGAAATGGGCCAAGGATGAACATGCTAAGAAAACGATCTATGATGCTAAAAAAGCAATCGTTGCGTTAAAGTGTCAAGGTGTTGATTTGCAGGGTGTTGATTTTGACTTGCTGATTGCCTCCTATATTCTTAATTCGGCAGATGAAACTGGTGATCTTGCAACAATTGCCAAAAATAAAGGTTATTATCAGGTGTTAACCGATGAAGCTGTTTATGGGAAGGGAGCGAAACGTGGTATCCCTGATGAGGATAAACTTAGTGAACATATAGTAAGAAAGGCACTGGCGCTAAGTAAACTTCGTAGTCAATTTGAAAAGGAATTAGAAGAAAATCAGCAGCTTGAATTATATAGAGAACTGGAGCTACCTTTAGCATTTATTTTAGCCGAAATGGAATATACGGGTGTGAAAGTAGATCAAAATCGATTAAACGACATGCAAAAGGAGCTTTCAAAGCGTTTAGAGGATCTTGAAAAGGAGATTCATCAATTAGCGGGTGAAGTATTTAATATTAATTCACCAAAACAGCTTGGTGTTATATTGTTTGAAAAGCTTAATTTGCCAGCTGTTAAGAAGACAAAAACTGGCTATTCCACCTCTGCTGATGTTTTAGAAAAGCTTGAAGGAGAGCATACAATTATTCCTGCTATTTTGACCTATCGTCAGCTTGGTAAATTGAACTCAACATATTTAGAAGGTTTACTAAAAGTAATTAATAAGGAAACGAAAAAGGTTCATACGAGATTTAATCAGGCCCTTACTCAAACGGGAAGATTAAGCTCAACAGACCCTAATCTTCAAAATATCCCGATTCGACTAGAAGAGGGGCGGAAAATAAGACAAGCATTTGTTCCGTCAGAAGAGGGTTGGATTATTTTCGCAGCGGACTATTCACAAATAGAGCTTCGCGTCCTTGCACATATAGCTGAAGATGAAAAGCTAATAGATGCGTTTCAGAATGATCTAGATATTCATACGAAAACAGCAATGGATGTCTTTAATGTAAAAGCTGAGGATGTTACCTCGGATATGAGACGACAAGCAAAAGCTGTTAATTTTGGAATTGTATATGGTATAAGTGATTATGGTTTATCTCAAGGACTTGGAATCACTAGAAAAGAAGCCGGAACCTTTATTGAGAAGTATTTGGAAAGCTTCCCTGGTGTCCAAGAATATATGAGTGACATTGTGGTCCAAGCTAAGCAGGCTGGATTTGTCACTACTTTAATGCAACGTCGTCGATATATACCTGACATTACTAGTAGGAATTTCAATGTTAGAAGCTTTGCAGAAAGAACAGCAATGAATACTCCAATTCAAGGAAGCGCGGCAGATATTATCAAGAAGGCTATGATTGATCTAGCTGAAGCATTAAAAAATGAAGGGCTACAAGCAAGACTATTACTACAGGTACACGATGAACTGATCGTAGAAGCTCCTGAGAGTGAAATAGAGAGTCTCAAGGAGTTAGTCCCAAGAGTCATGGAAAATGCTCTTGAGTTAAAGGTACCATTAAAAGTTGATTACGCTTACGGACCAACTTGGTATGATGCAAAGTAA
- a CDS encoding histidine phosphatase family protein gives MTTIGIIRHGRTQWNSEGRAQGNADIPLNDEGILGANLLAERLKREQWNVVYSSDLLRAKQTADLIVHKTRIPIEIDVRLREVGGGLIEGTTEEERIKKWGTDWRKLDLGIEKDEIVVLRAKAFLNEITERHDGEKILLVTHGAFIRKLLRHLFKDELPSSLHNTSFTQINKVGDSWQCGLYNCIKHLEQDII, from the coding sequence ATGACTACAATAGGAATCATTAGACATGGGCGTACACAGTGGAATTCAGAAGGAAGGGCACAAGGAAATGCAGATATTCCCCTAAACGATGAAGGAATACTAGGGGCGAATCTGCTTGCCGAGCGTTTGAAGAGAGAACAATGGAATGTGGTTTATTCTAGTGATTTACTAAGAGCTAAACAAACTGCAGATCTTATCGTTCATAAAACGAGGATTCCTATTGAGATAGATGTTAGACTTCGAGAAGTTGGTGGTGGATTGATTGAAGGAACGACAGAGGAAGAGAGAATTAAAAAATGGGGTACGGATTGGCGCAAACTAGATTTAGGCATAGAAAAGGATGAGATTGTAGTTCTAAGAGCAAAAGCCTTCTTAAATGAAATTACTGAACGGCATGATGGGGAGAAAATATTACTAGTGACACATGGGGCTTTCATAAGAAAGCTGCTAAGACATTTATTTAAAGACGAACTACCTTCATCTCTTCATAACACGTCCTTTACTCAAATCAATAAGGTTGGAGATAGTTGGCAATGCGGGCTGTATAACTGTATCAAGCACTTAGAACAAGATATCATATAA
- the pnpS gene encoding two-component system histidine kinase PnpS encodes MNKFRSRLIFGFISLVLVVLLGLGIILGQIFNSFYTNSFNQRLEKEANLVAMLFEENGIQDQASQQQAKKMGNALDAQITVLNSSGEIISDTKQSVASISEQVKQEYERMIRTTANKEKAYHLIDKTKERYFYIVPLLDAQLNEGHLLFSVPVESLVSLNKQIWALLISSLGLAFIVIFIIGIRITKHYIRPIEAATKVAIELARGNYKARTFEDNHDETGMLSQSINILARNLQDMGQAQEMQQDRLSTLIENMGSGLILIDGRGYINLINRSYKEIFNVEPVDYLYSLYYEAIKHKEIISLVEEIFMTEVKVRKQMLLTLVNGKKHFEVYGAPIIGTNDEWKGIVLVFHDISEIKKLEQMRKDFVVNVSHELRTPITSIKGFSETLLDGAMKDEKILENFLKIILKESDRLQSLIQDLLDLSKMEQTGFSINWQMVNITEVLEEVLLMLNARAEDKQISLEFGSNHPVLIKGDLNRLKQIFINLISNAITYTPAEGKVSVSIEETQSEIHVKVADTGIGITESELPRIFERFYRVDKARTRNSGGTGLGLAIVKHLVEAHHGNISVWSNEGHGSVFTIKFKKE; translated from the coding sequence ATGAATAAATTCAGATCAAGACTAATATTTGGCTTTATAAGCTTAGTATTAGTCGTGCTTTTAGGTTTAGGAATTATTCTAGGACAAATTTTCAATAGCTTTTATACTAATTCATTTAATCAAAGGCTTGAAAAGGAAGCAAACCTTGTTGCTATGTTGTTTGAGGAGAATGGAATACAAGACCAAGCCTCACAGCAACAGGCAAAAAAGATGGGTAATGCTTTAGATGCACAGATTACTGTATTAAATTCATCTGGAGAGATCATATCTGATACAAAGCAATCTGTAGCCTCAATAAGTGAGCAAGTAAAACAAGAATACGAACGGATGATTAGGACTACTGCTAATAAAGAGAAAGCCTATCATTTGATAGATAAAACAAAGGAACGGTATTTTTATATCGTTCCTCTGTTGGATGCTCAATTAAATGAAGGCCATTTACTTTTTAGTGTTCCTGTAGAATCTTTAGTCAGTCTTAATAAACAAATCTGGGCATTACTAATTAGTAGTCTTGGTCTAGCCTTTATTGTCATATTTATTATTGGAATTAGAATTACCAAGCACTATATAAGACCTATTGAAGCAGCAACAAAGGTGGCAATTGAACTAGCTAGAGGAAATTATAAGGCTAGAACTTTTGAAGACAATCACGATGAGACTGGGATGCTAAGTCAGTCTATTAATATTTTAGCACGTAATTTACAGGATATGGGTCAAGCACAAGAGATGCAGCAGGATCGTCTTAGTACTCTCATAGAAAATATGGGAAGTGGATTGATTCTAATTGATGGTAGAGGCTATATAAATTTAATTAATCGATCGTATAAGGAAATATTTAATGTAGAGCCTGTTGACTACTTATATAGTCTCTATTATGAAGCAATAAAACATAAGGAGATTATTTCATTAGTGGAAGAGATTTTCATGACAGAGGTTAAGGTTAGAAAGCAAATGTTACTAACCTTGGTTAATGGAAAAAAACACTTTGAAGTATATGGGGCTCCTATTATTGGTACGAATGACGAATGGAAGGGTATAGTCCTGGTTTTCCATGATATTTCGGAAATAAAGAAGCTCGAACAAATGCGTAAAGATTTTGTTGTAAATGTATCTCACGAGCTGAGAACACCGATTACTTCTATAAAAGGCTTTTCAGAAACCCTACTAGATGGTGCAATGAAGGATGAAAAGATTCTAGAAAACTTCTTAAAGATTATCCTAAAAGAAAGTGATCGTTTGCAGAGCTTAATTCAGGATCTTTTAGACTTATCTAAGATGGAACAAACGGGGTTCTCTATTAATTGGCAGATGGTCAATATAACAGAAGTTCTTGAAGAGGTGCTCCTGATGCTTAACGCAAGGGCAGAGGATAAACAAATTTCTCTTGAGTTTGGGAGCAATCATCCTGTCTTGATAAAAGGTGACCTTAATAGACTAAAGCAAATATTCATTAATCTAATTAGTAATGCTATTACCTATACACCAGCTGAAGGGAAAGTATCCGTTTCAATAGAAGAGACTCAGAGTGAGATTCATGTAAAAGTTGCTGATACGGGAATTGGGATAACAGAAAGTGAACTACCTAGAATATTCGAACGATTCTATCGAGTCGATAAAGCGAGAACTCGTAATTCTGGGGGAACAGGCTTAGGTTTGGCTATCGTCAAGCATCTTGTTGAAGCGCATCACGGGAATATAAGCGTATGGAGTAATGAAGGGCATGGTTCAGTTTTTACTATTAAATTTAAAAAAGAATAG
- a CDS encoding response regulator transcription factor, producing MNKKVLVVDDEQSIVTLLQYNLQQAGFDVITAMDGESGKNLAITEQPDLMVLDLMLPKMDGIEVCKQLRQERIMLPILMLTAKDDEFDKVLGLELGADDYMTKPFSPREVVARVKAILRRTQILQEAENADQAIGEQMNVSELVIYPDRYEAYFSEERLDLTPKEFELLVYLAKHKGRVLTRDQLLSAVWNYDFAGDTRIVDVHISHLREKIERNTKKPIYIKTIRGLGYKLEEPKVNE from the coding sequence ATGAACAAAAAGGTACTTGTAGTGGATGATGAACAATCGATTGTTACGTTGCTGCAATACAATTTACAACAGGCTGGCTTTGACGTTATTACAGCCATGGATGGTGAGAGCGGTAAAAATTTGGCGATTACAGAGCAACCAGATTTGATGGTGCTTGATTTGATGTTGCCTAAAATGGACGGAATTGAAGTGTGTAAACAACTTCGACAAGAAAGAATCATGTTACCTATCTTGATGCTTACAGCAAAAGATGATGAGTTTGATAAAGTATTGGGCCTGGAACTTGGGGCTGACGATTATATGACGAAGCCGTTTAGTCCTAGAGAAGTCGTAGCTAGGGTGAAAGCAATTCTAAGAAGAACACAAATCTTGCAAGAGGCTGAAAACGCTGATCAAGCTATTGGGGAACAAATGAACGTTTCAGAGTTAGTTATTTACCCTGATCGTTACGAGGCATATTTTAGTGAAGAACGATTAGATTTAACTCCAAAGGAATTCGAACTACTCGTCTATTTAGCTAAGCACAAAGGTCGCGTGTTAACACGAGATCAACTGCTAAGTGCAGTTTGGAATTATGATTTTGCGGGTGACACAAGAATAGTAGATGTTCATATCAGTCATTTACGTGAGAAAATTGAAAGAAATACAAAAAAACCAATTTATATAAAGACGATTCGTGGACTAGGCTATAAGCTCGAGGAGCCAAAGGTAAATGAATAA
- the icd gene encoding NADP-dependent isocitrate dehydrogenase, whose protein sequence is MTQGQKITVTNGQLNVPNNPVIPFIEGDGIGPDIWAAASRVLDAAVNKAYNGEKSIVWKEVLAGEKAFNQTGSWLPDETLDVIREYIIAIKGPLTTPIGGGFRSLNVALRQELDLFTCLRPVRYFKGVPSPVKRPEETDMVVFRENTEDIYAGIEYKMGSEEVQKLINFLQTELGVNKIRFPETSGIGIKPVSEEGTKRLVRAAINYAITEGRKSVTLVHKGNIMKFTEGAFKNWGYELAEQEFGDKVFTWAEYDRLVEAQGKDAANKAQADAEAAGKIIIKDSIADIFLQQILTRPSEFDVVATMNLNGDYISDALAAQVGGIGIAPGANINYETGHAIFEATHGTAPKYAGLDKVNPSSVLLSGVLMLEHLGWNEAAKLVMDSVEKTIASKVVTYDFARLMDGATEVKCSEFGNALIENMA, encoded by the coding sequence ATGACACAAGGACAAAAAATTACCGTAACTAATGGACAACTAAATGTACCTAATAACCCAGTTATTCCTTTCATTGAAGGCGATGGAATTGGTCCTGACATTTGGGCTGCAGCTTCTAGAGTTTTAGATGCAGCTGTTAATAAAGCTTATAACGGAGAAAAATCAATCGTTTGGAAAGAAGTTTTAGCAGGTGAAAAGGCATTCAACCAAACTGGTTCTTGGCTTCCAGACGAAACATTAGATGTAATTCGTGAATACATAATTGCAATCAAAGGACCTCTTACAACACCAATTGGTGGGGGATTCCGTTCTTTAAATGTTGCTCTACGTCAAGAGTTAGATCTATTTACTTGCTTACGTCCAGTTCGTTATTTCAAAGGTGTTCCTTCACCAGTAAAGCGTCCTGAAGAAACAGATATGGTTGTATTCCGTGAAAACACTGAAGATATCTATGCAGGTATTGAATACAAAATGGGTTCAGAAGAAGTACAAAAATTAATTAACTTCCTTCAAACTGAACTAGGAGTTAACAAAATCCGTTTCCCAGAAACATCTGGTATCGGGATCAAGCCAGTTTCTGAAGAAGGAACAAAGCGTCTTGTTCGTGCAGCAATCAACTATGCAATTACCGAAGGACGTAAATCAGTTACACTAGTTCATAAAGGAAACATCATGAAGTTTACTGAAGGTGCATTTAAGAACTGGGGTTACGAATTAGCAGAGCAAGAATTCGGTGATAAGGTATTCACTTGGGCAGAATACGATCGTCTTGTTGAAGCACAAGGTAAAGATGCAGCAAACAAAGCGCAAGCTGATGCAGAAGCTGCTGGTAAAATCATCATCAAGGATTCTATTGCTGATATCTTCTTACAACAAATCTTAACTCGTCCAAGTGAGTTTGATGTTGTTGCAACTATGAACTTAAATGGTGATTACATCTCTGATGCTCTTGCAGCACAGGTTGGTGGAATCGGAATTGCTCCAGGAGCAAACATTAACTATGAAACTGGTCACGCTATCTTTGAAGCTACTCATGGTACTGCTCCGAAGTATGCTGGATTAGATAAAGTAAATCCATCTTCAGTTCTATTATCTGGTGTACTAATGTTAGAGCACCTTGGCTGGAATGAAGCTGCTAAGCTTGTAATGGATTCTGTTGAAAAGACTATTGCTTCTAAGGTAGTAACATATGATTTTGCTCGACTAATGGATGGTGCAACGGAAGTAAAATGTTCTGAATTCGGTAATGCTTTAATTGAAAACATGGCATAA
- the ytaF gene encoding sporulation membrane protein YtaF, which produces MLQYLSLILLAFAVSLDSFSVGLTYGLRKMKIPLRSICIIALCSALTLMVAMGAGELIASVLSVEWAERIGGIILVFIGAWVLYQFFRPDKDQTQSESNDRKMLVKLEIKSLGIVIHILRKPMEADIDRSGTITGIEAILLGAALSLDAFGAGIGAALLGYSPFVMAAAVAAMSSVFLFVGIKCGQLLSHSSWVQKFSFLPGLLLIMIGIWKI; this is translated from the coding sequence ATGTTACAATATCTGTCACTTATACTGCTAGCGTTTGCGGTGAGCCTTGATAGCTTTAGCGTTGGATTAACATATGGACTTCGTAAAATGAAGATTCCTTTACGCTCCATATGTATTATTGCTCTTTGTTCGGCTCTAACTTTAATGGTGGCAATGGGAGCGGGTGAACTGATTGCTTCAGTTCTATCTGTAGAATGGGCTGAAAGAATTGGAGGAATCATCCTAGTGTTTATTGGAGCTTGGGTCCTATACCAATTTTTTAGACCTGATAAGGACCAAACGCAGTCTGAGAGTAACGATCGTAAAATGCTAGTTAAGCTCGAGATTAAATCGCTGGGAATTGTCATCCATATTCTTCGTAAGCCCATGGAGGCTGATATTGACCGATCTGGAACGATTACAGGCATAGAAGCAATTTTACTAGGTGCTGCGCTTTCATTGGATGCCTTTGGTGCTGGAATAGGTGCTGCACTCTTGGGATATTCCCCATTTGTTATGGCTGCGGCAGTCGCCGCCATGAGCTCAGTTTTTTTGTTTGTCGGTATTAAATGTGGACAATTACTGTCTCATAGTAGTTGGGTTCAGAAGTTTTCATTTTTACCAGGCCTTTTACTTATTATGATAGGAATTTGGAAAATATAG